GACGCTCCGGCACCCGATTCCGCCCAATCTCCTACACCTGCCCCCAAGAAGCGCACGCCCCCTGCCCGGCCGGCCCCGGGCTCGGGTAGAGTGGCCGAGGACAAGAAGTGAGCCCTCCCATGCGCCCAGCCCTCGCCCTGCTGCTGCTGCTCGCCTCCGCGCCCGTGCTGGCGCAGGACCCGGCCGCCTCCAGCTCCGAGTCCAAGGACAAGGAGACCAAGAAGAAGAAGGTCATCCGTCTGGACGCCATCACCGTCGAGGGCCGCATCCAGAAGCCCCAGGCCTTCTACGTTCTCCCTCGCGGCAACCTGAACTTCGACGAGCTCAACAAGTCCGAGAGCTTCGTGCCCAAGGTCGTCAAGAGCGTGGAGAAGGAACCTTTCTAGGGTAGGAAGGGTCCCAGAGAAGAAACATGGCTTCCCCTCAGCAGAGCCGGATCCTCCGTGTCGGTCTCGTCCAGGATGGGCGCATCCTCGAGGAGCGCCTCCTGCGCAAGCCCGGCAACTTCACCGTCGGCCAGGATCCGAAGAACTCCCTCGTCCTGCCCCTTCCGGACCTGCCGGCCAGCTTCCCCGTCTTCGAGTACAAGGCCAACCAGTACAACCTGGTCTTCACCGACGACATGCAGGGCCGGGTGAACCTCGGCTCCTCGGACGTGGACTTCCAGGCGCTGCGCAAGCAGGGCATGGCCATGGAGCGCGCGGACCAGTACGTCCTGCCCCTCCAGGAGAGTGCCCGCGGAGTCGTTCAGCTCGACAAGGACCTGCGCCTCTTCTTCCAGTTCGTCACGCCCCCTCCCGACTCCGAGAAGCTCAAGCTCCCTCCGGACCTCCAGGGCGGCAGCTGGCGGACCATGGACCGGATGTTCTTCGGCATCCTGGCCGCCTCGCTCCTGCTGCACTTCTCCGGCGCGGCGGTGATCATCGCGTCCAAGCCTCCACCCGAGCCCGAGCTCGAGCTGGATCAGCTGGATGACCGCTTCGCCCGCGTGTTCATTCCTCCGCCCAAGCAGGAGGAGCCCAAGAAGCAGGCCAACGAGACCGCCCAGGCCGCGGCCCCCGAGAAGAAGCCCGACAAGCAGAAGGCCACCGAAGAGAAGCCCGCGGAGACCGCGTCCAAGCCCTCCACCCCGGAGGAGGCCGCCGCCCGGCGCGCCGAGGTGGCGAAGAAGGTGGCCGGCAAGGGCCTCTTGAAGATCCTGGGCTCCTCGGGCGGTGGCGGTGGCGCGTTCTCGGACGTACTCGGTGGCAGCACCGGCGGCGGAGACATCGCGTCGGCGCTGGCCGGCGCGGGCGGCGTGGGCATCGCCAATCAGGCCGCGGTGGGCTCCGGCGGCCCGCGCGGCGGTGGCAGCGGCAGCGTGGCCGGCATCGGCGACCTCGGCACCAGCGGCGGCGGCAAGGTGGACCTGGGCACCAAGAAGGAGGCCGAGATCTCCGGCCGTGTCACCAGCGCCACCCCCGAGGTGGACAGCGCCGACGTGGACCGCGACGCGCTCAGCCGCTACATCAAGGCCCGCCTCAAGGCCATCCAGAACTGCTACGAGAAGGAGCTCAAGCGCAACCCCAACCTCAAGGGCAAGGTGACGGTGCGCTTCAACATCATGCCTTCCGGGCGCGCCGGGGACATCGAAATCGAGGAAAACACCCTGGGCAGCGACGCGGTGGGCAGTTGCATCCGCACCGTCGTGCGCGGCTGGGTGTTCCCCTTCAAACCAGATGACGAAGTCTCGGTGGCCTACCCGTTCCTCTTCTCGCCCGGAGGATAGGCTCGGAGCGGCAACCTGAATCCCGGGGGGTCGGGAGACATGGAAAAGCTGGCCGTCATTTCATCCTCGCCGCTGTTCGAGATGCTCTCCAGCACGGAGCTGGCGCATCTGGCCGAGCTGGCCGAGCAGCGGCGCTACACCGATGGGGAGCTCATCTTCGAGGAAGGTGAGCTGGGCGACAGCCTCTACGTCATCGTGCGCGGCGAGGTGGAGGTGGTGCGGCGCGATGGCGGCGGAGTGCCCCGGCCCCTCACGGTGCTCACCGCTCCGGACTTCTTCGGGGAGATGAGCCTCATCGACAAGGAGTACCGCTCCGCCACGGTGCGGGCACGCACGGAGGCGGTGCTGCTGCGGCTCACCACCCAGCATCTGTCCACCTTCCGTCAGACCCACCGCGACGGCTTCACCTTCGTCGTCATCAACATCGCGCGCATCCTGTCGGCGCGGGTGCGCGAGGCCAATGCCCGGCTCGCGGCCAGGCAGGCGTGAGCGGCTCCGCGTTGACACCCCCGGCCCGGCTCTCTAGCGTCGAGCCCGTGCGCCGCGCCCCAGGAGTGAAGGACATGCGCTACATCGGAATGCTGGCGGTGGTGCTCATGAGCGGGCTGGCGGTGGCACAGTCCGCTCCCCGTCCCGCGCCCATCCTGGAGAAGGCCAGCGACGTACCGGATCCGGACAAGCTCAAGCGCAGCACCCAGGCGCTCACCGGCATGCGCGACGTGCTCCGGGACGTGCTGGGCAAGCTCGAGGAGGCCCGGCGCGCCAAGGACGTGGTGAAGCTCAACTGCGTCAACGAGAAGCTCACTCAAATCAAGGGCCTGCTGCGCATCTCCGAGCAGGCCGATGTGGCGCTCCAGGAGGCCGTGGCCCGGCAGGAGGCCGCCTCCAGCCAGCACGAGTACACCAAGGTGATGATCGCCCAACAGAAGGTGACCCAGCTGCGCGGCGAGGCCGAGGAGTGCATCGGGGAGCTCGCCTTCCGCACGGACGAGAACCTGGCGGTGGAGGTGGAGGAGCCCAAGGATCTGCCCGGGGGAGACCCCTCCCGGCCACGTCCCGTCGAGGACGTCGTCGTCCGTGCGCCCCCCGCCAGCCCCGTCAAATGATTCCAGCCCGGTTGCCGCCCCTACCTGCGAGCCTCCGAGGCCTCTGGGGCACGAGGAAGTCATTTCAGGTGGTAGGGATGTGCGTGCTATGACCGCGGGCTCGGGGTTTCGACCGTTTTCATGACGCAGCCAGCCAACAAGAGGGCCCGGTCCAGGGTCGGATGCCTGCTGGCGATGGTGGCGCTGTGGCCCGTACTCGCGTTCGGACAGTCCTCGCCGATCGGCATGGGCGGCAACGGCCTCAAGGTAGGTGAGGGCCGACTGCACCCGACGTTCGACCTCGAGATGAGGGTGGACAGCGCGGCCGGCTATTTCCCGCCACCGGGTAACACGACCCCCGGTGTGGTGACGGACACGCTCTCCGGCGAGGCCCTGCTGCACATCCGGCCCGGGTTCGTGCTGGAGCTGCCCGGCTCCACGGTGTCCGTGGACCTGAAGGGCTACGTGGACTACGTCCACTACACCGGCCTGCTGACGCCCGGTTCCACCGCCGTCTCCCACATCGAGGGGCTGGGGGATCTCAAGCTCACCTTCAACCGTGAATCGCCGGTGTCCGTGGAGGTGGGAGACCACTTCGAGCGCTCGGACCGCACGACCAGCGCGGCGATCGGCGCGGGCGTGCTGTCCCTCTTCAACGAGGCCCGGTTGGCCGTGCCGCTGCGGCCCGGCGGCGGCGCCCTGGAAGTGACGCCCCAGGTGTCGTGGGGCGTGGAGCTCTTCAAGCCGCTCGGAGGCCTCGCTCCGATAGGTTGCGACAACGCGCCCGTGTGCGACCCCACACAGGTGAACGGCTTCGACTACAGCAACCTGCGGGCGAGCCTGCAGGGCCGCTGGCGCTTCCTGCCGAAGACGGCGGTGGTGGTGGACGCCCAGTTCAACTACCGCAGCTACTTCCAGGAGAGAACCGATCCGGCCCTGCTGCTGCACGCGACGGCGGGTGTGGCGGGCCTGGTGACTCCGAAGATCTCCGTGACGGCCAAGGCGGGCTGGGGCAAGGACTTCGGCACCGCCCAGGGCAGCACCCTGCTCGCGCAGCTCGAGGGCACCTACCTCATGAGCCAGACGGCCAGCATCAAGGTCGGCTACGCGCGCGCCCTGGAGCCGGTGGCCACCTTCGGCCTGTTTCGCGATGACCGGGGGTACCTGGAGGGACAGGCCCTGCTCGGCGGCCGACTCACGGTGCGGGGCACCACCTCCCTCGACTTCCTGAGCTTCGGGAACGCATCCCCCCGGAAGGACACCCTCTTCCGGCTGGACGTGGGCCCCCATTACCAGTTCGAGCGATGGCTCATCGGTGGGGTCGGCTACCTGTTGGCCATCCGGGAGTCCTCGGCGTCCGGAACGGGCATCAACTACTCCCGCCACGAAGGGTATCTTCGGGTGACCGTGACGTACTGAGGCGGCCTCCGTGATGCGCACCCCTTCCCTACTCGTGCTGCTGCTCGTCGCGCTGACCGCGTGCCGTACCACCGCGCCCGCCCCGACGACGCTCGACGCCTCGGCGGCCACCGCCGCGACCTCTGACTCCGACGGCTCCGAGACCCGCCGCACCCTGGGCGCCGGAGACCTGGTGGACGTGCGCGTCTACCAGGAGCCGGAGCACTCGGGGGTATGGGCCGTGTCCCCCGAGGGCACCATCGACTACCCGCTGTGCGGGAAGATCCACCTGGCGGGCCTCACCTCCGGCACCGCCGCGGACGCGCTGCGCCAGTGTCTGGCCCGCTACCTGCGCCACCCCGACGTGTCCGTCGCCATCCGCGAGTACAACTCCAAGAAGGTCTTCATCTTCGGCGAGGTGCAGAAGCCGGGCACGTTCACCTATGTGGAGGGGATGACCATCATCGAGGCCATCACCATGGCCGGCGGTCTCACCAAGCTGGCCTCGCCCAACGGCACCCACGTGGCGCGTCAGGCCGAGGGCCAGCAGCAGAAGATCCGCGTCCCGGTGAAGGACATCCGCGACGGGCTGGAGAAGAACTTCTCCCTGCGCCCGGGGGACATCGTCTTCGTGCCGGAGAGCTTCTTCTAGGCGCTCAGGAGACCGGGGCCTTGGGCACCCAGCCGATGTCGGCGAGGAAGCCCTGGCTCTCGGTGAGGAGCTGCTGGGCCAGTCCCGGCGCGCAGGCGAGCACATCCCCAATCCCCACCCGGAAGGGAGCGCCGTCGATGCGCACCATCGTCCCGCCCGCCTCCTGCACCAGCAGCGAGCCCGCCGCCACGTCCCAGGGCTTGAGGCCGAACTCGAAGAAGCCGTCGAAGCGGCCCGCGGCCACGTAGGCCAGGTCCAACGCGGCGCTGCCCGTGCGGCGCATGCCCTGCGCCCGGACGATGAAGCGCCGCAACAGGCCCACCGGTCCCTCGGGCCGCTGGTGCACGTCGTAGGGGAAGCCCGTGCACAGCAGGGAGTGCCCCAGCTCCGTGGTGCTCGAGGCTCGCAGCGGTTGGCCGTTGAGCGTGGCCCCCTCCCCTCGCGCGGCGGAGAAGAGCTCGTTCAACATGGGGTTGTAGATGGCCCCGGCGAGCACTCCGCCTGGCCCCTCCACTCCCACGCTCACGCAGAAGTGCGGCACCCGGTGCGCGTAGTTCGTCGTGCCATCCAGCGGATCGACGATCCACCGCAGGCCCGAGCCCTGCGAGGCCCCGCTCTCCTCGGCCAACACCGCATGGCCCGGGTAGTGCTGGCGGATGAAGCCGAGCACCGTCTCCTCGGCCGCCCGGTCCGCGTCGGTGACCAGGTCGATGCCTCCCTTGTATTCGATGATGCGCTCGCCCTGGAAACGCTCGGCGAGCACCCGTCCGGCGAGCCGGGCTCCCTCCTCGGCGATACGGCGCAGGGTGGCGGGCGACTCGTCGGACATGGCGGCTCCTCCTTCTCAGTTCGCGGGCTCGGCGAGCAGGTGCTCGATCTCCGACTGGTACTTGGCGAGGAACTCCTCGGCGAAGCCCTCGTGGACGTAACGCACCATACCCTTGCGGTCGATGAGCACCGTGGTGGGCATGAGGCGGACCCGCAGCACCTTCTCCGACACCTCGGCGTTGGCGTCGAGGAGCACGGGCAGCGACACCTTCGTCTCCTTCAAGAAGGTGGGGATGGCGCGGGCATCCTCATCCACGTTGAGCGCATACACCTTCAGGCCGCGCGAGGCGTAGTGCTTCGCGAGATCCTCGTACATCGGGAGCGCGTCGCGGCAGGGCTCGCACCAGGTGGCCCACACGTCGAGCAGCACCACGCTGCCCCGGTCACTGGCGATGGCGTGGGGCTCGCCGCCCGGGTAGCGCTTCACGGAGAACTGGAGCGGCGCGGGCGCGGAGGACTCGGACGCCACCAGGGCACTGGAGGCGGTGGCGGGAGCCGCGGGCCCGGTGAGCGGCGGCATCTTCGACGCGCAGCCGGACAGGGCGAGCGCGGCCAGGGTGAGGTGCAGGGGACGCATGGCTACCGCTCCCCCCCGCGCGAGCGCAGCGCGACGAGCAGCTTGTCGATGAAGCCCCCGAAGGCGCCGTTGCTCATGACGAGCAGCACGTCCCCGTACTTCGCCTCGCGCGCCACGCGCTCCACGAGCGAGGGCACGTCCGGGGCATGGTCGGCGGCGATGCCCTGGGCCTTCAGCTCCTCGCAGACGCGGGGCACGTCCAACTCCTCGCCGGTGGGCACCTTGTCATGACGCTCGGGCACCTTGAGGCTGGCCCGCGTCGCGCCGGTGAAGGAGTGCGCGTAGTCCTCCTGGTGGATGTTGCGGCGGCTCGTGTTGGAGCGCGGCTCGAAGATGGCCCACAGCCGGCGCTCCGGGTAGCGGTGGCGGATGGCGGCGATCGTCTCGCGCACCGCCGTGGGGTGGTGCGCGAAGTCGTCCACCACGAGGATGCCGCCCGGCTCCCCGCGCACCTCCTGGCGGCGCTTCACCCCGCGGAAGGTGGCCAGTCCCTTGGCGATCTCCCCGAAGGTGAGGCCCAGCCCGCGCGCCGCGGCGACGACCGCGAGCGTGTTCTCCACGTTGTGCATGCCGGAGAGCGGCAGCAGCGCGGTGCCCAGCGCGGTGCCGCGCTCGACGACCTCGAAGCGGGCACCCTCGGGGCCGAAGCGGATGCCGCGCGGGGTGTAGTCCGCCGCCGCGCCCTCCTTGGCCACGTACGTCACCACCTGGCCCTGGCACGCCTTCGCCAGCTCCATGGCGTTGGGGTACGCGGTGCACACCACCAGCCGGCCGTCCTTCGGAATCAACCGGATGAACTTGTCGAAGGTGGCCTCGTAGTGCGGCAGGTCCTTGAAGATGTCCGCGTGGTCGAACTCCACGCTGGTGAGGATGGCCGTCTTCGGACGGTAGTGGAGGAACTTGGAGCCCTTGTCCCAGTACGCGGTGTCGTACTCGTCACCCTCGACGACGAAGTGCTGCCCCTTCCCCACCCGGTAGTTGCCCGAGTAGTTCTGCGTGACACCGCCCACCAGGAAGCTCGGATCCCTCCCGGCCTCCACCAGGACGTGCGCCATGAGCGAGGACGTGGTCGTCTTGCCGTGCGTGCCCGCCACCACGACGGAGTGCGAGCGGTCCAGGAAGAGCGAGCCGAGCGCGGCCGGGAAGCTCATCTGGGGAATGCGGCGCTCGCGGACGGCGGTGGCCTCGGGGTTCACCCGGCGGATGACGTTGCCGATGATGACGAGGTCCGGCTTCGCGACGTCGAGGTTCTCCGGGCTGTACGGGGTGAGCGCCTGGATGCCCCAGTTGCGGAGCATGTCGCTCATGGGCGGGTAGACGTTCTCGTCGCTGCCGGTGACTTCGTACCCGGCGGACTTGAGCATGCCGGCGAACGAGCCCATGCCGGTGCCGGCCACGCCGACGAGGTGGATGCGGCGCACGGCGCCGGGGGAGATGGTTTCGAGGACGTTGCCGTTGTCGTCAGCCATGTGCTTTCGGGGTCAGGTCGTTGAGGCCGAGTGCTTCCACGACGAGGTCGTGGAAGACGGGACGGAATTCGCGGATGCGCAGCTCCTTGCGGCCGTGCGCCACGCGGTTGGTGACGAGCGCCACCACGAGGGTGCGGCGCAGATCCACCCAGAGGCTCGTGCCGGTGAAGCCGAGGTGGCCCACCGCGCCCGGCGGAGTGTCGCCGATGAAGTGGCCCGCGCTGGACAGGCCCTGGGAGGGCGAGTCGAAGCCCATGGAGCGGGTGCTGCCCTGCACGATGGAATCCGACGCCAGCGCGCGGTGCCAGAGCGGCCCCGGAGCGAGGCTCGGGTCTCCCGCGCAGCCGGAGAGGACGGCCTGGCCGAAGCGGGCCACGTCCACCGCGGTGCCGAAGAGGCCGGCATGGCCACTCACGCCATCCATCACCCAGGCGTTGTCGTCATCCACCTCGCCGGGCACGGCGGGGCGCGAGGGCATCTCGCCCCATAGGCCCTCCTGACCGGGAGCGGGCTCGCGCGGCCGGGTGGCTCCGGTGGGCGCGACGCGGCCATCGGTGGGGAAGTCGGTGAGCCGGTGGAAGCGCGCGGAGAGACCCAGGGGCTCGGCGACATGGCGCGAGAAGAGGACATCCAGGGACGCGCCCCCCACCCGGGCGAGGATCTCCCCCAGGAGGATGAAGCCCACGTCGCTGTAGGCGGTACCGGTGCGCGGAGGAATCGCGAGCGGGGTGCGCGCGGCGGCCTGGATGACCTGCTCGCGGACGCGGGCGCGGGTGGCCGAGGGACACGAGGGCTCGAGGAGCTCGGGGGCGGAGGAGAGCG
This is a stretch of genomic DNA from Archangium violaceum. It encodes these proteins:
- a CDS encoding inositol monophosphatase family protein, whose protein sequence is MSDESPATLRRIAEEGARLAGRVLAERFQGERIIEYKGGIDLVTDADRAAEETVLGFIRQHYPGHAVLAEESGASQGSGLRWIVDPLDGTTNYAHRVPHFCVSVGVEGPGGVLAGAIYNPMLNELFSAARGEGATLNGQPLRASSTTELGHSLLCTGFPYDVHQRPEGPVGLLRRFIVRAQGMRRTGSAALDLAYVAAGRFDGFFEFGLKPWDVAAGSLLVQEAGGTMVRIDGAPFRVGIGDVLACAPGLAQQLLTESQGFLADIGWVPKAPVS
- a CDS encoding serine hydrolase domain-containing protein, producing MSSHPIANLQSALEEAVTLGIFPAAQAVVMHRGVQVFGGVAGNVTGDTRFDLASVTKVLCTTSLFLRFWTEGKVGPETPVARFFPGSPVGDSGATVADLLYHRSGLPPFVPFFAEALSSAPELLEPSCPSATRARVREQVIQAAARTPLAIPPRTGTAYSDVGFILLGEILARVGGASLDVLFSRHVAEPLGLSARFHRLTDFPTDGRVAPTGATRPREPAPGQEGLWGEMPSRPAVPGEVDDDNAWVMDGVSGHAGLFGTAVDVARFGQAVLSGCAGDPSLAPGPLWHRALASDSIVQGSTRSMGFDSPSQGLSSAGHFIGDTPPGAVGHLGFTGTSLWVDLRRTLVVALVTNRVAHGRKELRIREFRPVFHDLVVEALGLNDLTPKAHG
- the mpl gene encoding UDP-N-acetylmuramate:L-alanyl-gamma-D-glutamyl-meso-diaminopimelate ligase translates to MADDNGNVLETISPGAVRRIHLVGVAGTGMGSFAGMLKSAGYEVTGSDENVYPPMSDMLRNWGIQALTPYSPENLDVAKPDLVIIGNVIRRVNPEATAVRERRIPQMSFPAALGSLFLDRSHSVVVAGTHGKTTTSSLMAHVLVEAGRDPSFLVGGVTQNYSGNYRVGKGQHFVVEGDEYDTAYWDKGSKFLHYRPKTAILTSVEFDHADIFKDLPHYEATFDKFIRLIPKDGRLVVCTAYPNAMELAKACQGQVVTYVAKEGAAADYTPRGIRFGPEGARFEVVERGTALGTALLPLSGMHNVENTLAVVAAARGLGLTFGEIAKGLATFRGVKRRQEVRGEPGGILVVDDFAHHPTAVRETIAAIRHRYPERRLWAIFEPRSNTSRRNIHQEDYAHSFTGATRASLKVPERHDKVPTGEELDVPRVCEELKAQGIAADHAPDVPSLVERVAREAKYGDVLLVMSNGAFGGFIDKLLVALRSRGGER
- a CDS encoding AgmX/PglI C-terminal domain-containing protein → MASPQQSRILRVGLVQDGRILEERLLRKPGNFTVGQDPKNSLVLPLPDLPASFPVFEYKANQYNLVFTDDMQGRVNLGSSDVDFQALRKQGMAMERADQYVLPLQESARGVVQLDKDLRLFFQFVTPPPDSEKLKLPPDLQGGSWRTMDRMFFGILAASLLLHFSGAAVIIASKPPPEPELELDQLDDRFARVFIPPPKQEEPKKQANETAQAAAPEKKPDKQKATEEKPAETASKPSTPEEAAARRAEVAKKVAGKGLLKILGSSGGGGGAFSDVLGGSTGGGDIASALAGAGGVGIANQAAVGSGGPRGGGSGSVAGIGDLGTSGGGKVDLGTKKEAEISGRVTSATPEVDSADVDRDALSRYIKARLKAIQNCYEKELKRNPNLKGKVTVRFNIMPSGRAGDIEIEENTLGSDAVGSCIRTVVRGWVFPFKPDDEVSVAYPFLFSPGG
- a CDS encoding cyclic nucleotide-binding domain-containing protein, with the translated sequence MEKLAVISSSPLFEMLSSTELAHLAELAEQRRYTDGELIFEEGELGDSLYVIVRGEVEVVRRDGGGVPRPLTVLTAPDFFGEMSLIDKEYRSATVRARTEAVLLRLTTQHLSTFRQTHRDGFTFVVINIARILSARVREANARLAARQA
- a CDS encoding TlpA family protein disulfide reductase; protein product: MRPLHLTLAALALSGCASKMPPLTGPAAPATASSALVASESSAPAPLQFSVKRYPGGEPHAIASDRGSVVLLDVWATWCEPCRDALPMYEDLAKHYASRGLKVYALNVDEDARAIPTFLKETKVSLPVLLDANAEVSEKVLRVRLMPTTVLIDRKGMVRYVHEGFAEEFLAKYQSEIEHLLAEPAN
- a CDS encoding polysaccharide biosynthesis/export family protein, giving the protein MRTPSLLVLLLVALTACRTTAPAPTTLDASAATAATSDSDGSETRRTLGAGDLVDVRVYQEPEHSGVWAVSPEGTIDYPLCGKIHLAGLTSGTAADALRQCLARYLRHPDVSVAIREYNSKKVFIFGEVQKPGTFTYVEGMTIIEAITMAGGLTKLASPNGTHVARQAEGQQQKIRVPVKDIRDGLEKNFSLRPGDIVFVPESFF